The following proteins come from a genomic window of Nitrospirota bacterium:
- a CDS encoding helix-turn-helix transcriptional regulator, whose product MQTPLFGEFFKKKRIALRKTLRQFCAENNLDPGNISKLERGLLPPPQGSEKLKEYARCLQLKKGSDDWYKFFDLAYASAGRIPEEILSNRKLLSKLPLVFRTLRGQKLTKEQLNQLAQKLKEV is encoded by the coding sequence ATGCAGACACCCCTGTTTGGAGAATTTTTTAAGAAGAAGAGGATTGCGTTGAGGAAGACTCTTAGACAATTTTGTGCTGAAAATAATCTTGACCCCGGCAATATTAGCAAACTTGAAAGGGGTTTGTTACCACCACCACAAGGCAGCGAAAAACTTAAAGAATATGCGAGATGCCTACAGCTCAAAAAGGGATCAGACGATTGGTATAAATTCTTTGATCTTGCTTATGCAAGTGCTGGACGTATTCCCGAAGAGATACTCTCTAATAGAAAATTATTGTCAAAATTACCATTAGTTTTTAGAACTCTAAGGGGGCAGAAATTGACCAAAGAACAATTGAATCAGTTGGCACAAAAACTTAAGGAAGTATAA